The Wansuia hejianensis genomic interval GTCAAGATAAACGGGGGCCATTCAACGGCAGTCCGGCTTACAGGTATGACAAATAGGCCCTCTGGCGCGGCTCTTATGCGAGGGCTTTGTTTCGTGTACAAAATTTTCAGAATAAAGGCTCATAAATAGATTTTACAGGCTGAGGCTTCTTTCCTGTGGCGCCATCCGCTTCATACGAACCACATAATGTAAATTATGTGGTTTTTTATGCCTGCTGCCTTCAGAGTACCAAACCCAGGGCATCCATATGCCGGCGGTGCTCCCGGCCGGACGAGATAATATAGATGCGCGTGGTATTGATATTGCTGTGCCCCAGGATGTCGGCCAGTTTGGCGATGTCCCGGTTTATCGCATAAAAGCAGCGTGCAAAAAGGTGTCTGAAGCTGTGTGGGAATACTTTGCTGGGTTTTACACCGGCGCAGGCGCACAGTGACTTCATCATCTTCCAGATATTGGACCGGTCCACCGGCCTGCCCGTCCTGGTGATGAATACGGGGCCTGAGACGATATTGAGACGCTTCATGTAGGCACTCAGAACCTTTCTCAGTTTACCCGGAATCAGAATGCTCCTGGTCTTGCCTTTGAGATATATGACTGCTTCCCCACTCTGAACTGCTTCAGCAGTGATGCTTGAAAGCTCAGATACCCGGATGCCGGTGCCGCAGATAGTTTGGATCATCAGGGCCAGTTTCCCATCATTTCTGGACTCTGCCGCCTGAATGAGCCGCAGATACTCCGCCCTGGTCAATTCCTTTTCTTTGGAACAATATGCTCTGCGCTGGATCTTAAGCTGTTTCACTCTCAGATCCTCCCGGCCCAAAAATGTAAAAAAACCGTTAATTGCTGCAATCTTTGTATTGACACTGGCAGGCTGATAAGCTTTCTGCAAGTTTTCCTTGTAACGGATCACCAGCTCTTTCGTGACCCTCGCTCCTCCGGCAAAACGCAGAAAGCTCATGACATCCCGCCCGTATTGCTTCCGGGTAGCAATACTCTTTTCTTCCTTCTCGAGATATTCCAGATATTCTTCTACTTTTCCTTTCATGATATTTTTACCTCCTGAACATTATTTTTCCCAGCATAATGTCCGAATATCCCGGTTATTCTTTTTCCTTTTGGCTCAGGACAGGAAGAAAAGCAGAAAACTCCCGGACAGCAGCGGAATCAATATGCCGCCCTATCCGGGAGTCTCCTGAATCATATGTCATTAAAATACAAATTTATCTGCAAAATATGCCTCTAACTCTTCGATTTTCACACGTTCCTGCTCCATGGAATCACGGTCACGGACAGTTACGGCGCCGTCTGTCTCTGAGTCAAAATCATACGTGATGCAGTAAGGCGTTCCGATCTCGTCCTGCCTGCGGTACCTCTTCCCGATATTGCCGCGGTCATCATACTCACAGTTATATTTCTTTGAAAGGCCTGTGAAAATCTTCTCTGCGCCTTCATTCAGCTTCTTGGACAGCGGCAGCACCGCAATCTTAACCGGAGCCAGCGCCGGATGAAAACGCATGACGGTTCGCACGTCGTTTCTTTCCGCGTCCAGCACCTCTTCATCATAAGCACTGCAGAGGAAGGCCAGCACTACACGGTCGGCTCCCAGCGAAGGTTCTACGACATAGGGAATATACTTTTCATTCTTCGTATCATCAAAATAAGTCATGTCCTGGCCAGAGGTGTTCTGATGCTGTGTCAGGTCATAATCCGTCCGGTCGGCAATTCCCCACAGCTCGCCCCATCCGAAGGGGAAGAGGAACTCAATGTCTGTCGTGCCCTTGCTGTAGAAGCAAAGCTCCTCCGGGGAATGGTCTCTGGCGCGCATCTCTTCTTCTTTCATACCAAGGCTCTTCAGCCAGTCGATGCAGAACTGTCTCCAGTACAGGAACCATTCCATATCCGTACCTGGTTCACAGAAGAAT includes:
- a CDS encoding glycine--tRNA ligase, with product MEKTMDKIVALAKSRGFVYPGSEIYGGLANTWDYGPLGVELKNNVKKAWWQKFVMESPYNVGVDCAILMNPQTWVASGHLGGFSDPLMDCKECHERFRADKLIEDFCEEKGMPIEGGSVDGWTQEQMMEFIESNQIPCPTCGKHNFTDIRQFNLMFKTFQGVTEDAKNTVYLRPETAQGIFVNFKNVARTTRKKIPFGIGQIGKSFRNEITPGNFTFRTREFEQMELEFFCEPGTDMEWFLYWRQFCIDWLKSLGMKEEEMRARDHSPEELCFYSKGTTDIEFLFPFGWGELWGIADRTDYDLTQHQNTSGQDMTYFDDTKNEKYIPYVVEPSLGADRVVLAFLCSAYDEEVLDAERNDVRTVMRFHPALAPVKIAVLPLSKKLNEGAEKIFTGLSKKYNCEYDDRGNIGKRYRRQDEIGTPYCITYDFDSETDGAVTVRDRDSMEQERVKIEELEAYFADKFVF
- a CDS encoding tyrosine-type recombinase/integrase, which gives rise to MKGKVEEYLEYLEKEEKSIATRKQYGRDVMSFLRFAGGARVTKELVIRYKENLQKAYQPASVNTKIAAINGFFTFLGREDLRVKQLKIQRRAYCSKEKELTRAEYLRLIQAAESRNDGKLALMIQTICGTGIRVSELSSITAEAVQSGEAVIYLKGKTRSILIPGKLRKVLSAYMKRLNIVSGPVFITRTGRPVDRSNIWKMMKSLCACAGVKPSKVFPHSFRHLFARCFYAINRDIAKLADILGHSNINTTRIYIISSGREHRRHMDALGLVL